One genomic segment of Methanothermobacter wolfeii includes these proteins:
- a CDS encoding ATP synthase subunit A has protein sequence MTQEGRIIKIAGPVIIAEGMRGSQMYEMVKVGEDKLIGEIIELEGDTATIQVYEETAGIKPGETVERTGGPLSVELGPGILSSIFDGIQRPLEDIKALTGDYIERGVDVPSLPKDKKWTFKPLAQAGQMVKGGDIIGEVDETSSITHKIMIPPNVEGKLLSIAPQGEYTVLDDIAEVETDKGVEKIQMLQKWPVRKGRPYKKKLDPDVPLITGQRAQDTFFSVAKGGTAAIPGPFGSGKTVTQQQLAKWADADIIVYVGCGERGNEMTEVLKEFPELEDPKTGNPLMDRTVLIANTSNMPVAAREACVYTGITIAEYFRDMGYDVALMADSTSRWAEAMREISGRLEEMPGEEGYPAYLASRLAQFYERAGRVITVGSEDKVASVSVVGAVSPPGGDLSEPVTQNTLRICKVFWALDASLADKRHFPSIDWLQSYSLYVDSVEDWWAKNVNPEWRSVRDEAMVLLQKEAELQEIVQLVGPDALPDRERITLETTRMIREDFLQQNAYHEVDTYCSPSKQFEMLRTIIMFHRNATAALKKGAPAADLIGLPVKEDIGRMKYIPEDEFPGRIKEIQERIVKECSEV, from the coding sequence ATGACACAGGAAGGAAGAATTATAAAGATAGCGGGTCCTGTTATCATCGCAGAGGGGATGAGAGGATCCCAGATGTATGAAATGGTTAAGGTGGGTGAAGACAAGCTCATAGGAGAAATCATTGAACTTGAAGGGGACACGGCAACAATCCAGGTCTACGAGGAAACAGCAGGTATCAAGCCAGGGGAGACCGTCGAGAGGACAGGCGGGCCCCTGTCAGTGGAACTCGGACCTGGAATACTCAGTTCAATCTTCGATGGTATACAGAGGCCCCTGGAGGACATAAAGGCACTCACCGGCGACTACATCGAGAGGGGTGTGGATGTACCGTCCCTCCCAAAGGACAAGAAATGGACCTTCAAGCCACTGGCACAGGCAGGTCAGATGGTTAAGGGCGGGGACATCATCGGTGAGGTTGATGAGACATCATCAATCACACACAAGATAATGATCCCCCCGAACGTTGAGGGTAAACTCCTAAGCATAGCACCCCAGGGCGAGTACACGGTCCTTGATGACATAGCAGAGGTTGAGACAGATAAGGGTGTTGAGAAGATACAGATGCTCCAGAAGTGGCCTGTAAGGAAGGGAAGGCCATACAAGAAGAAACTCGACCCTGACGTGCCCCTCATAACAGGTCAGAGGGCCCAGGACACATTCTTCTCAGTTGCAAAGGGCGGTACAGCAGCCATACCAGGACCCTTCGGTTCAGGTAAAACCGTCACCCAGCAGCAGCTTGCGAAGTGGGCCGACGCAGACATAATCGTCTATGTTGGATGCGGTGAGAGGGGTAACGAGATGACAGAGGTTCTCAAGGAGTTCCCTGAACTCGAGGACCCCAAGACCGGAAACCCCCTCATGGACAGGACCGTGCTCATCGCCAACACCTCAAACATGCCCGTGGCTGCGAGGGAGGCCTGCGTGTACACCGGTATAACCATAGCCGAGTACTTCAGGGACATGGGCTACGACGTGGCCCTCATGGCAGACTCCACCTCAAGGTGGGCCGAGGCAATGAGGGAGATCTCAGGAAGGCTCGAGGAGATGCCCGGTGAAGAGGGTTACCCTGCATACCTGGCCTCAAGGCTTGCACAGTTCTATGAACGTGCAGGAAGGGTCATCACCGTGGGTTCAGAGGACAAGGTGGCCTCTGTCTCTGTTGTCGGTGCTGTTTCACCACCAGGCGGGGACCTCTCAGAGCCGGTTACACAGAACACCCTCAGGATATGTAAGGTGTTCTGGGCACTTGACGCATCCCTTGCAGATAAGCGTCACTTCCCATCCATCGACTGGCTGCAGAGCTACTCACTCTACGTTGACAGTGTTGAGGACTGGTGGGCAAAGAATGTGAACCCTGAATGGAGGTCCGTGAGGGACGAGGCAATGGTACTCCTCCAGAAGGAAGCGGAGCTCCAGGAGATAGTCCAGCTCGTGGGACCTGACGCCCTGCCTGACAGGGAAAGGATAACCCTTGAGACAACAAGGATGATAAGGGAGGACTTCCTCCAGCAGAACGCCTACCACGAGGTTGACACCTACTGCTCCCCATCAAAACAGTTCGAGATGCTCAGGACCATCATAATGTTCCACAGGAACGCAACAGCAGCCCTCAAGAAGGGCGCGCCTGCAGCGGACCTCATAGGGCTCCCTGTCAAGGAGGACATAGGGCGTATGAAGTACATACCCGAAGATGAATTCCCCGGAAGAATCAAGGAGATCCAGGAAAGGATCGTCAAGGAATGTAGTGAGGTGTGA
- a CDS encoding V-type ATP synthase subunit F, with translation MTSGIAVVGDRDTVTGFRLGGVREGYVVEGPDEAEETIRNLIKEDFSIIIITENIGDELREFIEETTSSSALPMIIEIPDKTGPSERETDPLRDLIKRVIGVEMVK, from the coding sequence ATGACTTCAGGTATTGCAGTGGTTGGTGACAGGGACACGGTAACAGGGTTCAGGCTTGGAGGTGTCAGGGAAGGATACGTTGTTGAAGGCCCTGACGAAGCAGAAGAAACAATAAGGAATCTCATAAAGGAAGATTTTTCCATAATAATAATCACAGAAAACATTGGTGATGAACTGAGGGAATTTATTGAGGAAACCACAAGTTCAAGCGCATTACCAATGATAATAGAGATACCAGACAAAACAGGCCCCTCAGAACGCGAAACCGATCCATTGAGGGACCTGATTAAAAGAGTTATTGGGGTTGAGATGGTAAAATGA
- a CDS encoding V-type ATP synthase subunit C, whose translation MADSITTIVTALGFPSVESFIGLLLVGGAIIGAIVVIATIRPILDLFPFAYPNARVRARIGRLINEKQFSEILETENLEEFMNYLRGLPDYAKYVDRFPVEKALESQLAETYETVSKIAPASIREPFRVNLKKWDIRNIKSLITAKDAGLGAEETLNLLVPFGEIYETLEALTDSETVQDVVAGLEGTEYAQVLEDALSEYGETGMILPLEAALDRYYLENMMRAVGSPSDDNTKLLHTYFGTQVDISNIKIILRAKADGLSYDDISPYMIQEGYQLREWKLKDLMEAEDVSGVISGLEGTDYGPMLSEALSEYSATGSISVFERVLEENLNRMARNFALKKPFGVGPMIGFLSRKEVEVRNLKVIARSKREPGFPESMVKEMLA comes from the coding sequence ATGGCTGACAGCATCACAACAATTGTAACAGCGCTTGGATTCCCATCAGTAGAATCTTTTATAGGCCTGCTCCTGGTAGGGGGAGCAATAATAGGTGCTATCGTGGTGATAGCAACCATAAGGCCTATATTAGATTTATTCCCCTTCGCATACCCTAATGCAAGAGTCAGGGCAAGAATAGGACGCTTAATAAATGAAAAACAGTTCTCAGAGATCCTTGAAACAGAGAACCTTGAGGAGTTCATGAACTACCTCAGGGGCCTCCCTGACTATGCAAAATACGTGGACCGCTTCCCGGTTGAAAAGGCCCTTGAAAGCCAGCTTGCAGAGACCTACGAGACAGTATCAAAGATTGCACCGGCCTCAATAAGGGAGCCCTTCAGGGTTAACCTTAAAAAATGGGATATAAGGAACATCAAGAGTCTGATAACAGCCAAAGACGCAGGTCTGGGCGCGGAAGAAACACTCAACCTCCTGGTGCCCTTCGGTGAAATCTACGAAACCCTTGAGGCACTAACAGACTCGGAGACAGTCCAGGATGTTGTGGCAGGACTTGAGGGAACAGAGTACGCCCAGGTACTGGAGGACGCCCTCTCCGAGTACGGCGAAACAGGCATGATCCTGCCCCTTGAGGCAGCCCTCGACAGGTACTACCTTGAAAACATGATGAGGGCGGTTGGAAGTCCATCAGACGATAACACGAAGCTCCTGCACACCTACTTCGGTACACAGGTGGACATCTCAAATATAAAGATAATACTCCGTGCAAAGGCAGATGGACTCAGCTACGATGACATAAGCCCCTACATGATACAGGAAGGCTACCAGTTAAGGGAATGGAAACTCAAGGACCTCATGGAAGCAGAGGATGTCAGCGGCGTTATAAGCGGACTTGAAGGGACAGACTACGGTCCGATGCTCTCAGAGGCCCTCTCAGAGTACAGTGCAACAGGATCAATCTCGGTATTTGAAAGGGTCCTTGAAGAGAACCTCAACAGGATGGCAAGGAACTTCGCACTCAAGAAGCCCTTCGGAGTCGGCCCCATGATAGGCTTCCTGAGCAGGAAGGAGGTTGAGGTGAGGAACCTCAAGGTCATTGCAAGGAGCAAGAGGGAGCCAGGGTTCCCTGAATCAATGGTTAAGGAGATGTTAGCATGA
- a CDS encoding V-type proton ATPase subunit E, which produces MSSGAEKIVSSILSEAQAKRDAIIQEAEKEAARIREEGENRARMAAERILESARKQADMKYQQIISEAKMNARRAELEAREEVIQSAFEKAEDELRKLSSESSEEYLKALREMIKEAAVEIGGGDLIVNLREEDSGRVGDLDGIAAEVEAETGKKTTLEVGDSIKTIGGAVVKTRDGLVEVNNTIEARMSRFRKALRSEVARVLFE; this is translated from the coding sequence ATGAGCTCCGGAGCCGAAAAAATTGTCTCCAGCATACTTTCAGAGGCTCAGGCAAAGAGAGATGCTATCATTCAGGAAGCTGAAAAAGAAGCTGCCAGGATACGTGAAGAAGGCGAGAACAGGGCCAGGATGGCTGCTGAACGCATACTTGAATCAGCCAGGAAACAGGCTGACATGAAGTACCAGCAGATAATCTCAGAGGCAAAGATGAACGCCCGCAGGGCGGAGCTGGAGGCAAGGGAAGAAGTAATACAGAGCGCATTCGAGAAGGCTGAAGATGAACTCAGGAAGCTCTCATCAGAGTCCTCAGAGGAGTACCTTAAAGCCCTGAGGGAGATGATAAAGGAGGCTGCAGTTGAGATAGGCGGCGGCGACCTCATCGTGAACCTCAGAGAGGAGGATTCAGGAAGAGTAGGGGACCTTGATGGCATAGCAGCCGAAGTGGAAGCTGAAACAGGTAAAAAAACAACTCTGGAAGTTGGAGACAGCATCAAAACCATTGGAGGAGCAGTAGTAAAAACCAGGGATGGTCTGGTGGAAGTCAACAACACAATAGAGGCCAGGATGTCCAGGTTCAGGAAGGCTCTACGTTCAGAGGTGGCCAGGGTCCTGTTCGAATAA
- a CDS encoding V-type ATP synthase subunit K (produces ATP from ADP in the presence of a proton gradient across the membrane; the K subunit is a nonenzymatic component which binds the dimeric form by interacting with the G and E subunits) codes for MVEIALGTALAAIGAGVAVGFAGLGSGLGQGIAAAGSVGAVAEDPDMFARGIIFSALPETQAIYGFLIAILLLVFSGLLGGGKPLDVTAGLVAVGAGAAIGFAGLGSGMGQGITSASSVGAVVEDPDMFARGIIFSALSETQAIYGFLIAILLMVFGGILGG; via the coding sequence ATGGTTGAAATAGCATTAGGAACAGCTTTAGCAGCCATAGGTGCTGGAGTTGCAGTAGGATTTGCAGGTCTCGGATCAGGATTAGGTCAGGGGATAGCAGCCGCAGGAAGTGTGGGTGCAGTTGCAGAGGACCCTGACATGTTTGCGAGGGGTATTATATTCTCAGCCCTTCCTGAGACACAGGCTATATATGGTTTCCTGATAGCCATACTCCTACTGGTGTTTTCAGGTCTCCTTGGAGGAGGAAAACCACTGGATGTCACCGCGGGGCTCGTTGCTGTGGGTGCAGGTGCAGCCATAGGGTTCGCGGGTCTTGGTTCAGGTATGGGTCAGGGTATAACATCAGCATCATCAGTCGGCGCGGTTGTTGAGGACCCTGACATGTTTGCGAGGGGTATTATATTCTCAGCCCTTTCTGAGACACAGGCTATATACGGTTTCCTGATAGCCATACTCCTCATGGTCTTCGGCGGAATCCTAGGAGGCTAA